In Euphorbia lathyris chromosome 10, ddEupLath1.1, whole genome shotgun sequence, a single genomic region encodes these proteins:
- the LOC136209014 gene encoding adenosine kinase 2-like isoform X3, whose protein sequence is MAYEGILLGIGNPLLDISAVVDDHFFKKYGIKLNDAILADDRHLSMYEEMATKYTVEYTAGGATQNSIRVTQWMLQIPGATSYIGCIGKDNFGEEMKKNCKLAGVNVQYYEDESAPTGTCAVCVVGGERSLVANLAAANCYKSEHLKRPENWALVEKAKYFYIAGFFLPVSPDSVQLVAEHAAANNKVFMMNLSAPVICEFFKDALDNFLPYTDFVFGNETEARTFSKVHGWETDDVEEIAVKISQWRKVSGTYKRITVITQGADPVVVAEDGKVKKFPVIFLPKEKLVDTNGAGPTY, encoded by the exons ATGGCATACGAAGGAATCCTTTTGGGAATCGGAAACCCTCTTTTGGATATCTCTGCTGTTGTTGACGACCATTTCTTCAAAAA gTATGGAATCAAATTGAATGATGCAATTCTTGCTGATGATAGGCATTTGTCAAT GtatgaagaaatggccaccaAGTATACTGTGGAGTACACTGCTGGAG GTGCAACTCAAAATTCTATCAGAGTTACTCAG TGGATGCTTCAAATTCCTGGTGCAACCAGCTACATAGGTTGCATAGGGAAGGACAATTTTGGGGAGGAAATGAAGAAAAACTGTAAGCTTGCAGGTGTTAAT GTTCAGTATTATGAGGATGAATCAGCACCAACAGGAACTTGTGCTGTTTGTGTTGTTGGGGGTGAAAG gtCACTTGTTGCTAATCTAGCAGCAGCAAATTGCTACAAATCTGAGCATCTGAAAAGACCAGAAAACTGGGCATTGG TTGAGAAAGCCAAGTACTTCTATATTGCTGGATTTTTTCTGCCTGTATCCCCAGATTCCGTACAGCTTGTTGCTGAACATGCTGCTGCAAATAACAAG GTTTTCATGATGAATCTTTCAGCTCCGGTTATTTGTGAGTTCTTCAAGGATGCACTAGACAATTTTCTTCC GTATACGGACTTTGTGTTTGGTAATGAGACAGAAGCAAGAACCTTTTCAAAAGTTCATGGTTGGGAG ACGGATGATGTGGAAGAAATAGCTGTGAAAATATCGCAATGGAGAAAAGTATCAGGAACATACAAAAGAATTACTGTAATTACTCAGGGTGCTGATCCTGTGGTTGTTGCTGAGGATGGAAAAGTGAAGAAGTTCCCTGTAATATTTTTGCCTAAAGAGAAACTTGTTGATACCAATGGAGCGG